A window from Triticum aestivum cultivar Chinese Spring chromosome 6D, IWGSC CS RefSeq v2.1, whole genome shotgun sequence encodes these proteins:
- the LOC123140657 gene encoding protein disulfide isomerase-like 1-4 — MSQSLERAAEAGRPAGGDADVRRTRFKVSADLSIASTPLPNTYALYPTPRRPAMAVMPMPTPRSLILLLLLATPFFILLPHPSAASVSHPDLILPKVVNDNEAHVVVLTAANFSSFLAARRHVVVDFYAPWCYWSCKLAPKYAAAASHLADKGLDVALAKVDATQERQLARAHGVEGYPTVLFFVDGVPRHYPYYGERTKDAMVVWVSQRSVPEVQNVSTIYEAEKIITGHGVAVLAFLDSRSGAHGDELAAASRLEDMNSLYRAVNFYQTTSPDVAKLFHIDPEAKRPSLVLLNKQEEKLTLYDGEFRASLIAKFVSDNKIPLITYHHHTGSRLSDI, encoded by the exons ATGTCTCAATCACTTGAGCGTGCAGccgaggccggccggccggccggcggtgATGCCGATGTCCGTAGAACTCGATTCAAAGTCTCCGCTGATCTCTCTATTGCATCTACTCCACTTCCCAACACGTACGCACTCTATCCCACTCCTCGCCGGCCGGCCATGGCGGTGATGCCGATGCCCACGCCCCGATCTCtcatcctcctgctcctcctcgccaCCCCCTTCTTCATCCTCCTCCCCCACCCCTCCGCCGCCTCTGTCTCCCACCCGGACCTCATCCTGCCCAAGGTGGTCAACGACAACGAGGCCCACGTGGTCGTCCTCACCGCCGCCAACTTCTCCTcattcctcgccgcccgccgccacgtCGTGGTTGACTTCTACGCACCCTGGTGCTACTGGTCATGCAAACTCGCCCCCAAGTATGCCGCGGCCGCGTCGCACCTGGCGGACAAGGGGCTCGATGTCGCACTCGCCAAGGTCGACGCCACCCAGGAACGTCAGCTCGCGCGCGCGCACGGCGTCGAGGGATACCCCACCGTCCTCTTCTTCGTGGACGGCGTGCCCAGGCACTACCCCTACTACGGCGAGAGGACcaa GGACGCCATGGTCGTTTGGGTATCCCAGAGGTCGGTCCCTGAGGTGCAGAACGTCAGCACCATCTACGAAGCCGAGAAGATCATCACCggccacggcgtggctgtgctcgCCTTCCTCGACTCCCGCTCG GGTGCTCACGGTGATGAGCTTGCCGCTGCCTCAAGGCTGGAAGATATGAACAGCTTGTACCGGGCTGTCAACTTCTACCAGACTACCAGTCCTGATGTAGCCAAGCTTTTCCACATTGACCCGGAAGCAAAGCGCCCATCACTAGTCCTGCTCAACAAACAGGAGGAGAAGTTGACCCTATATG ATGGCGAGTTCAGAGCGTCTCTGATTGCCAAGTTTGTTTCGGACAACAAAATCCCATTGATCACATACCACCATCACACAGGAAGCCGCCTCTCCGATATTTGA
- the LOC123142900 gene encoding protein TsetseEP, which yields MTMRKRPSASSLLVAPLLLMLLPAFGLAAGRRNLITRDPRYDPHTNPNPEPLPGKQPDPNPQPLPDPQPLPGPRPDPNPQPLPEPKPNPQPLPEPQPDPNAQPLPGPHPDPYPQPLPEPQPDPNAQPLPEPHPDPNPQPLPGQNPQLLTGPQPNPNRQPLPGPQPDPNPQPLPDPNPKPLPNPQPNPNPQPLPRPQPDPNPKPLPDPQPNPNPQPLPGPQPDPNPQPLPDPNPQPLPGPQPDPNAQPKPPLATQAEKENVEANIILEEPLG from the coding sequence ATGACGATGAGGAAGCGCCCCTCCGCGTCCTCTCTTCTTGTAGCACCGCTGCTGCTTATGCTTCTTCCAGCGTTTGGTCTTGCTGCAGGGAGGCGCAACCTGATCACTAGAGACCCTCGGTACGACCCACACACGAACCCAAATCCAGAACCACTGCCAGGAAAACAACCAGATCCAAACCCTCAACCATTACCAGACCCACAACCACTGCCGGGACCACGACCAGACCCAAACCCGCAACCACTACCCGAGCCTAAACCCAACCCACAACCACTGCCAGAGCCACAACCTGATCCAAACGCTCAACCATTACCAGGACCGCATCCTGACCCATATCCACAACCACTGCCAGAGCCACAACCTGATCCGAACGCTCAACCATTACCAGAACCGCATCCTGACCCAAATCCACAACCATTGCCAGGCCAAAACCCGCAACTGTTGACGGGTCCACAGCCAAACCCAAACCGGCAGCCATTACCAGGACCGCAGCCTGATCCAAACCCACAACCATTACCAGACCCAAACCCGAAACCATTGCCGAACCCACAGCCAAACCCAAACCCTCAACCATTACCAAGACCGCAGCCTGATCCAAACCCGAAACCATTGCCGGACCCACAGCCAAACCCAAACCCTCAGCCATTACCAGGACCGCAGCCTGATCCAAACCCACAACCATTACCAGACCCAAACCCACAACCACTGCCAGGCCCACAGCCGGACCCGAATGCACAACCAAAACCACCACTTGCGACACAAGCAGAAAAGGAAAATGTGGAAGCAAACATCATCCTAGAGGAGCCGCTAGGATGA